The sequence below is a genomic window from Curtobacterium sp. MCPF17_002.
AGTTCGGTCCCTATCCGCTGCGCGCGTTGGAAATTTGAGAAGATCTATCCCTAGTACGAGAGGACCGGGATGGACGAACCTCTGGTGTGTCAGTTGTTCTGCCAAGGGCACCGCTGATTAGCTACGTTCGGACCGGATAACCGCTGAAAGCATCTAAGCGGGAAGCCGTCTTCGAGATGAGATTTCCATGCACCTTGAGTGTGAGAGGCTCCCAGCAGACTACTGGGTTGATAGGCCGGATGTGGAAGCGGGGACTAACGACCCGTGGAGCTGACCGGTACTAATAAGCCGAAGACTTGACACCAACTATTTCCCAACCTTCGGGTTGGGGCTCGCGTCCACTTTGTGGTTCCCGACAGACGATCGGGAACATGAAACTGAATACCGCGCTGCACCCGTATGGGTGTCAGCCGGGACAGCTTTTCTGATCCTCGTACTGGGTCGAAGGTGTTCCGGTGGTCATAGCGAGAGGGAAACGCCCGGTCACATTCCGAACCCGGAAGCTAAGCCTCTCAGCGCCGATGGTACTGCAAGGGGGACCTTGTGGGAGAGTAGGACGCCGCCGGACTCAACGTTGCAACACCAGGAAACCCCTGACCATTCGTGGTCAGGGGTTTTCTGCGTTCCGGGCACGGCTGACTTCCCACAGCACGGCGAGCCCGAATGACGTGCAGTGAGGCCATAGGATCAGCCGACGGAGGAATGATGACCGAGGCCTGGCCGGCGATGCCCGAGGGCTCCCGCTTGGCATTGCGGGAGATCCTCATCCACGGCGTGCTCTCACGGGCGGAGATCGCTCGGTCGCTCGGCCTGTCGCGTGCGAGTCTCACGCGGGCGATGCGGACCCTCGTGGCGCACCGGATGGTGGTCGAGGTGGGAACGGATGTCCGTGGTGCCACAGGTCGCCCCTCGGAGCTCCTGCAGACGAGCACGGGGGTGTGGGAGTTCCTCGGGGTCAAGCTCACGAAGGACCGGGTCTACGCCGCGGTGACGGACCTCGGCGGACGTGTGCTCGCCGTGCACGAGGAAGCGATCGTGTCACCGGCGCCGGCCGACCTCGCCGACCAGGTGGCCTCGGTGGCCGATCGGCTCCGTGCGGTCCACCCCGCGGTCTGCGCGATGGGGGTCTCGCTGCCGGGTGACGTCGTGCTCCGCGACGGTGTCTCCATCGTCGTGGCGTCGCAGTTCCTCGGCTGGCGGGACGTCCCGTTCGCCGCGATGCTCGAGGAACGTGCGGCGATGACGGTGTTCACCGCGAACGACGTGCACGCGCTCACGGCGAAGGAGCACTGGCTCGGCGCGGGTGCCGGTCGCCGGTCGATGGTGCTCGTGACGGTCGGTGAGGGCGTCGGGCTGGGGCTCATCGCGAACGGGCAGGTCTCCACGGGGGACCACGGTCGCCTGGGGCGCATCGGACACCTGGCGGTGCTCGGGGGCGGTCCCGACTGCGGCATCGGGCACGCGGGTTGCGCCTCGAGCTACCTGCCGAGTCCGGTGATCGTCCGGAACGCCGGCCAGGAGGGCTCGACGTACGACGAGGTCGTGGAGCTCGCCCGGTCCGGGGATGCCCGGGCCCTCGCGGCGTTCGAGGACGCGGGGCGTGCGCTCGGTGTCGTCCTGGCGAGTGCGGTGCTCATCGCCGACCCGTCCGCGATCGTCCTCACGGGCGACGGGCTGCCCGTGTACGACCTCGCGCGGCCTGCCGTGGACGACGCGCTCCGCGGTGCATTGGCGCCGTACACCGAGCCCGTGACGATCGAGGTGCAGCCGTTCGAGTTCTCCGAGTGGGCCCGCGCGGGAGCGGTGCTCGCGATCCGGCGGCTCCTCGGCGAATGACGGCAGTCGACGGGCTTAGTTACACACGTTGACAAAGGCCCGGAGACCCGGGAGGCTGGTGCGGTCCACTCATCGAAGGAGATGTCGTGCCCGCTGCCCCCACCGTCCCCTGGCCCACCGACGGTCTGTCGTTCGGCGGTGACTACAGCCCCGAACAGTGGTCCCGCGAGACCTGGCACGAGGACGTCCGGCTGATGCGCGAGGCGGGGGTGAACCTCGTCACGGTCGGGGTCTTCGCGTGGGCGTTGCTCGAGCGGTCGCCGGGGGAGTACACCTTCGACTGGCTCGACGAGGTGCTCGACCTGCTGCACGAGAACGGGATCGCGGTCGACCTCGCGACGCCGACCGCCGCACCGCCGAACTGGCTGCTCACCGCGCACCCCGAGGTGCTGCCGGTGGACGCCACGGAACGCCGGGAGCGCCCGGGCGGACGCCTCGGGTGGTGCGCCGCCTCGGCGGTGTTCCGGGAGCACGCGCTCCGCATCACGGGTGCCCTCGCCGCGCGCTACGGCAGCCACCCCGCCGTCCGGCTCTGGCACGTGAGCAACGAGCTCGGCGGCGGGAACGGCCGCTGCTACTGCGAGGAGTCGGCAGCGGACTTCCGCGTCTGGCTCGCCGACCGGTACGGCGACGTCGACACCGCCAACGCCGCCTGGGGCACGGCCTTCTGGGGGCACACGTACACGACGTTCGACGAGGTCTCGCCCCCGCGCGGGGTCGGCGGCGCTCCGAACCCCGGGCTCGCGCTGGACTTCGAGCGGTACTCGTCGGACGCGTTGCTCCGGCACTTCGACGCTGAACGCGCCGTCATCGAGCAGCACTCCAGCGCTCCCGTGACGACGAACTTCATGGTCGGTGCCGGGTCGCAGGTCGTCGACTACGCCGAGTGGGCACGCCACGTCGCGATCCCGGCGAACGACCACTACACGCTCGTCGACGACCCACGCAGGGAGCAGGACCTCGCCGTGGCCGGCGACCGGATGCGCGGGATGACCCGCGGCCGCGGCCCGTGGCTGCTCATGGAGCACTCGACCGGCGGCCCCAGCTGGCAGCAGCGGAACCGGGCGAAGGACCCGGGGGAGCTCGTCCGGAACTCGCTCGCCCACGTGGCCCGTGGGTCCGACGGCGCACTGTTCTTCCAGTGGCGCGCCTCGACCGCGGGCGCCGAGCAGTTCCACTCCGCGATGCTCCCGCACGCCGGCACCGAGACCCGGGTGTGGCGGGAGGTGCGCGCGCTCGGCCGGGCCCTGCGCGCGCTCGAGTCCGTGCAGGGCAGCCGCGTCGAACCCGCCCGCGTGGCGATCGTCGTCGACGAGGCGTCCGGCTGGGCACTGCAGTCCGGCCTCAAGCCGCACCGCGCCCTCCGCTACTCGACCGAGATCCGCGCCTGGCACCGTGCGTTCCACGACCGGCAGGTGCTGACCGACGTCGTGCCGCTCGACGCCGACCTGGACGGCTACGACGTGATCGTGCTGCCGACGCTGCTCATCGTCGACGACGCGTCGGCGGCCCGGCTCTCGGCCGTGGTGGACCGCGGCGCCACGCTGGTCGTCACCTACCTCTCCGGCGTCGCCGACGAGACCGCCCGCATCCGGACGGGGGGCTACCCGGGCGCCTTCCGCGACGTGCTCGGGGCCTGGAGCGAGGAGTTCACGCCGCTGCAGCAGGACGAGACACGGACGCTCGACGACGGCGGCGTCGTCACCGACTGGGCCGAAGCCGTGGTCGTCGAGGACGCCGAGGTCGTGGTCCGGTACACGGACGGGCCCCTGGCAGGCCGCGCCGCCGTGACGCGCCGCGCCGCGGCCGGCCGCAGCGCTGCCAGCGAAGCGGAAGCCGCCGCCGGCGGCGTCGGCGACGCCTGGTACGTCTCCGCGAGACTGCCCGACCAGAGCACCCAGCGGGTGGTGGACCAGATCATCGCGGAGCGCGCGATCCCGAGGACGGTCACCGCGCCTCCAGGCCTGGAGGCAGTGCGTCGCGTCCGCGACGACGGCTCGGCCTTCCTGTTCCTGCTGAACCACGGCGACGACGACGTCGTCCTGTCGGCCGCCGGGACCGACCTGCTCGACGGGTCCGTGCACGGACCCGAGACGGTCGTACCCGCGGGCCGCGTCCGCGTCCTCCGCGAGGAGCGGACCTCGTGACCGTGCTCGACCGCGAACCGGTGCCCGCCGAGTCCACGCAGCCGGTGCGACACCTGCACGTCCTGCGGGGCGGCGGGGTGTCCCTCGTGCTCGCGACGGCGCTCGACGGACTACCCGAGGTGCTGCACTGGGGGCGTGACGTCGGGCCGGTGGCGGACTCCGACGCCGAGGGCCTGCTGCTCGCAGTCGGTCGGCCGGTCACCCCGAGCGGGTTCGACGTGCCGTGGCCGCTCACCGTGCTGCCGACCGAACGCGACGGGTGGGAGGGGCGTCCCGCCGTCGCCGGGCACGTCGACGGCGAACCGCTCGTGCCCCGGTGGCACGACGTCGTCGTCGTCGCCGAGGACCGCACGGTGCTCGTCACCGCGACCTCGGACGTGCTGACGCTCACGAGCACGTTCACGCTCGACGACGCCGGTGTGCTCCGCGTCCGGCACGCCGTGACGAACGCCGGGCACCCGCCCGTGCACGTGCAGGCGCTCGAGGCGACCCTGCCGATCGGCGAACGGGTGGCCGAGGTGTTCGACCTCGCCGGTCGGTGGACCCGGGAGCGGACCCCGCAGCGGCGTGCCCTGACGCACGGGAGCCACGCGCGGGAGAGCCGCCGGGGCCGCACCGGGCACGACTCCCCGACGCTGCTCGTGCTCGGGACGCGCGGGTTCTCCGACGACACCGGAGAGCTGTGGGCGGTGCACCTGGCGTGGAGCGCCGACGCCGTGTACCGGTACGACGCCCTCGCCGAGGCCCGTCCGGTGCTCGGCGCGGGGGAACTCCTGCGGGCAGGCGAGGTCGTGCTCGCCGCCGGGGAGACCTTCACCAGCCCGGACGCCGTGTTCGTCTGGAGCGACGCCGGCCTCGACGGGCTGTCCGACCGGCTGCACGACTCCCTCCGCGCGCGGCCCGGGCACCCGGTCCACCCGCGCCCGGTGGTGCTCAACACGTGGGAGGCCGTCTACTTCCGGCAGGAGCTCAAACCACTCGTGGCCCTCGCCGAGACCGCCGCCGACGTCGGCGTGGAGCGGTTCGTGCTCGACGACGGGTGGTTCCTCGGGCGGCGGTCCGACAGCACGGCGCTCGGTGACTGGCGCGTCGACCCCACGGTCTGGCCGGACGGCCTCGCGCCGCTCGTCGGTCACGTACGGCGGCTCGGCATGGAGTTCGGGCTCTGGTTCGAACCCGAGATGGTCAGTCCGGTGTCCGAACTGGCGGCGGCGCACCCCGAGTGGATGCTCCAGCGACCCGACGACGACGTCCGGACGTGGCGGAACCAGTACGTCCTCGACATGGCGAACCCGCTCGCCCGTGCGCACGTGCTCGAGGCGATGTCGACGATCATCGGCGAGCACCACGTCGACTTCGTGAAGTGGGACCAGAACCGAGACGTCGTGCACGCCGTGCACGCGGGACGCGCCGGCATCGACGCGCACACCCGCGGGGTCTACGCGCTCATGGACGAGCTGCGGCTGCGGCACCCGTGGCTGGAGATCGAGGCGTGCGCGAGCGGTGGCGCCCGGGTCGACCTCGGTGTGCTCGAACGGACCGACCGCGTGTGGGCATCGGACTCGAACGACGCCATGGAACGCCTGCCGATCCAGCGGTGGACCGAGCTGTTGCTGCCGCTCGAGCTGATCGGCTCGCACGTCGGGCCGGAGGTCTCGCACACCACCCGGCGGCACCTCGACCTCGACTTCCGGATGGCCGTGTCGCTGTTCGGCTCCGCGGGCATCGAGACGGACATCACGCGGCTGCCGACCGACGAGCTCGACCGGCTCCGGGCGTGGACGGCGTTGTACCGGCGGGAGCGGGGGCTGCTGCACAGCGGACGGCTCCGGCACCTCGACCTCGGGGACCCCGGGCTCGAGGCGACCGCGGTCGTCGCCCGGGACCGCTCGCGGGCGCTCGTCCGGGTCGCACGGACCGTCACCGGGCCGCGGTCCCTCGCGGTGCCGCTGCGGGTGCGCGGACTCGACCGGGAGCGTCGCTACCGGCTTGCTCCGGTGACGGGACTGACGGTGCCGCACGGGCTCGACCCGGTGCCGCCGCCGTGGATCGGTCGTGGGTACGTCGAGCTGAGCGGGGCGGTGTTCGAGGACGTCGGCGCCCGGCTGCCGATGCTCGCGCCGGGGACCGCGATCGTGCTCGGGCTCGACGCCGTCGACTGACCACGCGGCGACCGTCGGCACGCTCGACAGAAGGCGCCGGGCCGCGCGGGCGGTCGAGCGGGCGGGCGGGCGGGCGGGCGCGCGGACGGTCGAGCGGGCGGAATGCCCGGGTGCGCTGAGCGCGGACCCGGGCATTCCGCCCGTTCGGCTACGGGCGGAGGGACCCCGCGTGCCGGAGGACGAGCGGGGAGAGCAGCGCCTCCGTGTCGATGCCGGGCGCGCCCCTCACGGTGAACGTCACCGACTCGCCGGCGAGCAGGGACACGAGCCCGTCGTCCACCCGTGCCGCTCGGTCGACCCGGTCCGGGAACAGCGAGACGTCCCGCGCGTACGACGTCGCCGTGACGTGCACCCGCGCGCCGTCCGGGGTCGCCTGCACGGTCGCGGTCAGCGGTTCCGGCGCGAGCACCTGGTCGACGACCTCGGCGAAGTCGAACACCGTGCGGGTGCCGGCACCGGTGACGACGAGCACCTCGGCGGCCGCGTCCTCCGGGACCGCGAGCGACGGCGGCAGGACGACACGGTCGGCGTCGGCCGGGTCGGCGGCGAGCGGGAACGAGGCGGACTCGAGGACGGTGCCGTCGAACGCGACCCGGGAGACCCTCACCTCGTCCGAGACCGGCGCACCGGACGCGTTGACGAGGACGACCTCGAGGGAGTCTCCGGACGGCTGCACCGTGAGGAGCACCGGCTGGTACGCCTGTCGCACCGCGTACCAGACCGGCTTCCGGATGCCGGCGTGGTCGACGAGCGCCCACGACACCACGGGCCAGTCGTCGTTGAGCTGCCAGACGATCATGCCCGTGTTGTCGGGCGTCCGCGAGCGGAACCACTCCATGCCGAACCGGATCGCGTGCGCCTGGTTGAGCTGCGCCGCCCAGTGCCAGTCCTCGATGCGCCAGTCCTCGGTGGGCGCCGGCACCGGCAGGTGCCCGCGCATGCCGTCGGCGAGCTTCCGGTTGCCCTGGTCGGCCTTCTGGTGCACGAGCATCTCGTGGCCGTCCGGGTCGAGCGGCTCGTCGTGCACGACGTCGGTCAGGGTGGACCACGCGGGCGGCCCCTGGAAGCCGAACTCGGCGACGAAGCGGGGGTTCCAGTCGCGGTAGGCCGTGTAGTCCAGCCGGTTCCAGACGTCCCAGATGTGCACGCTGCCGTTCCGCTCGTCGTTCGGCGTCAGGTACTCGTCGAACGAGAACGGGCTGCCCGGCGTGTACGGGCGCGTGGGGTCGAGCTCGGCCACGATCGCCGGGAACAGCGAGCGGTAGTACCCGTCGCCCCAGGTCCGGCCGACGAGCGAGGGCCGCCAACCCCACTCGGCGTAGGCCACGAGGTTCTCGTTGTTGCCGTTCCACACCACGAGCGAGGGGTGCGGACTGAGGCGGGTGACGGCCTCGCGGACCTCGGGCTCGACCTCGTCGGCGAGCCAGGGCTCCTCGGCGTAGGCGGCGCACGCGAACAGGAAGTCCTGCCAGACGAGCACGCCGAGTTCGTCGCACCGGTCGTACAGGTCGTCGGACTCGTAGATCCCGCCGCCCCAGATCCGCAGGAGGTTCACGTTCGCCTCGACCGCGTCGTCGATCCGCTGGTGGTACCGCTCCGGGGTCATCTCGGTGAGGAACGCGTGGTCCGGGATCCAGTTCGCGCCGCGGACGATCACCGGGCGGTCGTTGACACGGAGCAGGAACGGGGCCCCGCCGGCGTCGGCCGCGGTGTCGAGGGTGACGGTGCGGAAGCCGACCCGGCCGGTCCAGACGTCGTCGCCGACCTCGACGCGGACGTCGTAGAGCGGCTGGTCGCCCTCGCCGCGCGGCCACCAGACGGCGACGTCCGGCACCTCGAGACGGACGGTCACCGACCCGGCGACCACCGGCCGCGAGACGACCACCGGACGCGAGACGACGACCGGGCCTGGAGGCGCGGTGTCGGGACCCGGCGACGCTGCGGACGCAGGGTGCGGGGCCACGGTGATCCGCGCCTCCAGTCCGGCCGTTCCGGCACCGTCCGCAGACGCGACCGGTGCGTTGCCGATGGCCTGCGAGAACCGACCCGAGGACCCGGCCGACTCGACGTCCACGTGGGCGGTCAGGATGCCGGTGGGGCCGTCGAGGTCGACGAGGGGGCGGACCGCGGCGATGCGCACGCCGCTCCACGACTCGATGCCGATCGACTTCCAGATGCCGCTCGTGGCGACGTCGACGCCCCAGTCCCACCCGAAGTTCGACGCGTTCTTGCGGAGGGCGTTGTACGGGTGGTGGTTGACATGGGGGAGCTCCCCGCCGTGCTGCTCGGACAGTCGTTCCGCGGCGGGCACGGGCGCGTCGAAGGTGATGACGAGCTCGTTCGTGCCGGGCTGGAGGAGGTGCCCGACCGGGAACCGGTACGAGCGGTGCTGGTTCCGGGTGGTGCCGACGACGATGCCGTTGAGCTCGACGGTGGCGAGCGTGTCGAGGCCCTCGGCGACGAGGTCGTGGCGGGTCTGGTCCGGCGCTGCCCACTCGAACGTCCGCCGGTACCGCCACACCGTGTCGCCGATCCACTGCGTCGCGGCCTCGTTGTCGCCGTCGAACGGGTGGGGGATCCGTCCCGCCCGCAGCAGGTCGGTGTGCACGCAGCCGGGGACCACCGCCTCGATCGCCGTGGTGAAGGCGTCTGCAGCCGCCGGGCCGCGCACCGCCTCGACCGTCCACGTGCCGTCCAGTGTCGTCCGCTCCATCGCGTCTCCTGATCGTTGCGGGACCACCTCGTTGCGACCCCTTGACCGACTTAGTTTAGGCGTGTAACAATCACGCTCACAACGTGGACCCTGCGACGACGCAGACCGAGAGGACAACGATGTTCAACCCAACCCGTTCACGGCTCGCCATCGGCGCGGCCGTTCTCCTCGCCGGAGGCCTCGCGCTCACCGGCTGCAGCTCGAGCGGCAGCGCCAGCACCAGCAACGACGCCGCCGCCTCGACCCTGATCGCGTACACCGGCCAGTCCGGCGACTACCAGATCAACTTCAACCCGTGGTCGCCGTCGAACATCGGCGGCGTCGGCACGATCTACGAGTCGCTGTTCTTCATCACGAACGTCAACAACAACGACCCGAAGCCGCTCCTCGGCAAGTCGTACGAGTGGAACGGCGACGGCACGCAGCTGACGATCACCCTCCGCGACGGGGCGAAGTGGAGCGACGGGAAGCCCTTCACCTCGAAGGACGTCGTGTTCACGCTCGACATGCTCAAGAAGCAGAAGGCCCTCAACTCGATCGGCTACGACGGCACCGCGAAGGCCGACGGCGACGACAAGGTCGTCGTGACCTTCGCCAAGCCGTCGTTCGTGCTCGGCCCGAACCTGCTCGGCAAGACCTGGATCGTGCCCGAGCACCTGTGGAAGGACATCGACCCCACCACCGACGTGATGCGGAAGCCGGTCGGCACCGGGCCGTACACGCTCGGCACCTTCAAGGCGCAGGCGTTCACGCTCGAGGCCAACAAGCAGTACTGGGACGGCGCCCCCGCGGTGAAGACGATCCGCTACCTG
It includes:
- a CDS encoding ROK family transcriptional regulator encodes the protein MTEAWPAMPEGSRLALREILIHGVLSRAEIARSLGLSRASLTRAMRTLVAHRMVVEVGTDVRGATGRPSELLQTSTGVWEFLGVKLTKDRVYAAVTDLGGRVLAVHEEAIVSPAPADLADQVASVADRLRAVHPAVCAMGVSLPGDVVLRDGVSIVVASQFLGWRDVPFAAMLEERAAMTVFTANDVHALTAKEHWLGAGAGRRSMVLVTVGEGVGLGLIANGQVSTGDHGRLGRIGHLAVLGGGPDCGIGHAGCASSYLPSPVIVRNAGQEGSTYDEVVELARSGDARALAAFEDAGRALGVVLASAVLIADPSAIVLTGDGLPVYDLARPAVDDALRGALAPYTEPVTIEVQPFEFSEWARAGAVLAIRRLLGE
- a CDS encoding beta-galactosidase; protein product: MPAAPTVPWPTDGLSFGGDYSPEQWSRETWHEDVRLMREAGVNLVTVGVFAWALLERSPGEYTFDWLDEVLDLLHENGIAVDLATPTAAPPNWLLTAHPEVLPVDATERRERPGGRLGWCAASAVFREHALRITGALAARYGSHPAVRLWHVSNELGGGNGRCYCEESAADFRVWLADRYGDVDTANAAWGTAFWGHTYTTFDEVSPPRGVGGAPNPGLALDFERYSSDALLRHFDAERAVIEQHSSAPVTTNFMVGAGSQVVDYAEWARHVAIPANDHYTLVDDPRREQDLAVAGDRMRGMTRGRGPWLLMEHSTGGPSWQQRNRAKDPGELVRNSLAHVARGSDGALFFQWRASTAGAEQFHSAMLPHAGTETRVWREVRALGRALRALESVQGSRVEPARVAIVVDEASGWALQSGLKPHRALRYSTEIRAWHRAFHDRQVLTDVVPLDADLDGYDVIVLPTLLIVDDASAARLSAVVDRGATLVVTYLSGVADETARIRTGGYPGAFRDVLGAWSEEFTPLQQDETRTLDDGGVVTDWAEAVVVEDAEVVVRYTDGPLAGRAAVTRRAAAGRSAASEAEAAAGGVGDAWYVSARLPDQSTQRVVDQIIAERAIPRTVTAPPGLEAVRRVRDDGSAFLFLLNHGDDDVVLSAAGTDLLDGSVHGPETVVPAGRVRVLREERTS
- a CDS encoding alpha-galactosidase, whose protein sequence is MTVLDREPVPAESTQPVRHLHVLRGGGVSLVLATALDGLPEVLHWGRDVGPVADSDAEGLLLAVGRPVTPSGFDVPWPLTVLPTERDGWEGRPAVAGHVDGEPLVPRWHDVVVVAEDRTVLVTATSDVLTLTSTFTLDDAGVLRVRHAVTNAGHPPVHVQALEATLPIGERVAEVFDLAGRWTRERTPQRRALTHGSHARESRRGRTGHDSPTLLVLGTRGFSDDTGELWAVHLAWSADAVYRYDALAEARPVLGAGELLRAGEVVLAAGETFTSPDAVFVWSDAGLDGLSDRLHDSLRARPGHPVHPRPVVLNTWEAVYFRQELKPLVALAETAADVGVERFVLDDGWFLGRRSDSTALGDWRVDPTVWPDGLAPLVGHVRRLGMEFGLWFEPEMVSPVSELAAAHPEWMLQRPDDDVRTWRNQYVLDMANPLARAHVLEAMSTIIGEHHVDFVKWDQNRDVVHAVHAGRAGIDAHTRGVYALMDELRLRHPWLEIEACASGGARVDLGVLERTDRVWASDSNDAMERLPIQRWTELLLPLELIGSHVGPEVSHTTRRHLDLDFRMAVSLFGSAGIETDITRLPTDELDRLRAWTALYRRERGLLHSGRLRHLDLGDPGLEATAVVARDRSRALVRVARTVTGPRSLAVPLRVRGLDRERRYRLAPVTGLTVPHGLDPVPPPWIGRGYVELSGAVFEDVGARLPMLAPGTAIVLGLDAVD
- a CDS encoding glycoside hydrolase family 2 protein, yielding MERTTLDGTWTVEAVRGPAAADAFTTAIEAVVPGCVHTDLLRAGRIPHPFDGDNEAATQWIGDTVWRYRRTFEWAAPDQTRHDLVAEGLDTLATVELNGIVVGTTRNQHRSYRFPVGHLLQPGTNELVITFDAPVPAAERLSEQHGGELPHVNHHPYNALRKNASNFGWDWGVDVATSGIWKSIGIESWSGVRIAAVRPLVDLDGPTGILTAHVDVESAGSSGRFSQAIGNAPVASADGAGTAGLEARITVAPHPASAASPGPDTAPPGPVVVSRPVVVSRPVVAGSVTVRLEVPDVAVWWPRGEGDQPLYDVRVEVGDDVWTGRVGFRTVTLDTAADAGGAPFLLRVNDRPVIVRGANWIPDHAFLTEMTPERYHQRIDDAVEANVNLLRIWGGGIYESDDLYDRCDELGVLVWQDFLFACAAYAEEPWLADEVEPEVREAVTRLSPHPSLVVWNGNNENLVAYAEWGWRPSLVGRTWGDGYYRSLFPAIVAELDPTRPYTPGSPFSFDEYLTPNDERNGSVHIWDVWNRLDYTAYRDWNPRFVAEFGFQGPPAWSTLTDVVHDEPLDPDGHEMLVHQKADQGNRKLADGMRGHLPVPAPTEDWRIEDWHWAAQLNQAHAIRFGMEWFRSRTPDNTGMIVWQLNDDWPVVSWALVDHAGIRKPVWYAVRQAYQPVLLTVQPSGDSLEVVLVNASGAPVSDEVRVSRVAFDGTVLESASFPLAADPADADRVVLPPSLAVPEDAAAEVLVVTGAGTRTVFDFAEVVDQVLAPEPLTATVQATPDGARVHVTATSYARDVSLFPDRVDRAARVDDGLVSLLAGESVTFTVRGAPGIDTEALLSPLVLRHAGSLRP
- a CDS encoding ABC transporter substrate-binding protein: MFNPTRSRLAIGAAVLLAGGLALTGCSSSGSASTSNDAAASTLIAYTGQSGDYQINFNPWSPSNIGGVGTIYESLFFITNVNNNDPKPLLGKSYEWNGDGTQLTITLRDGAKWSDGKPFTSKDVVFTLDMLKKQKALNSIGYDGTAKADGDDKVVVTFAKPSFVLGPNLLGKTWIVPEHLWKDIDPTTDVMRKPVGTGPYTLGTFKAQAFTLEANKQYWDGAPAVKTIRYLSLSGNTAGADALSQGSIDWQTGPVPGMSDIAAKYPGYDGITIPQNQMALLTCANTALGCTGPQTDPAVRHAIADAINRKQLNSLAFENTASEISPTFALTTTQSDTISKDVSPAVMPSGADKAAAADSLEGAGWKKGADGIYAKDGKKLSLTVEVVTGWTDYIHRDRHDDAAAQGRGHRAQGAAVVVERVDRQEDEGRLRARDRLARSGSGVEPVLPLQQLLHDGEHREGR